The Cylindrospermum stagnale PCC 7417 genome segment TCATTCCCAAATTTGGGCTTTGCAAAAAGGCGATCGCTTGTATATTGGTGGTAAGACCAATCGCGCCCAAGTGGCTTTTGAGCGAGAGGTGTTGCAGATTTTAGATCAGTTGAGTTCCCAGCCAGCAACCCCAACAGCGAACTTGGTCACGCAGAAGTAACAATATCCCAATTGTACCAACACGCATACGCGGTAAAGGCACAGTTAAAAGGGCGGTTAGAAACCGCGTCTACACAGGCAAAACCCACACTTCGGCAGGCTCAGTGACCACCTCCGTGGGTTTCAAACCCTCAATTTTTCCTTAGTCCACGGAGGTGGACTTTGTTTGTGTAGCCGCGAATTCCATTCGCCCTGGCTCTTTTGCTAAGTCTACGCAGCAGAACACGCAACCCGAAAACCGTTGAAGGATTTCCTGTCGCCCGCATAGAAGTCGAGCCGAAACGCCGAACGGCAATAGCGAGGAATGCCGAACCAAGAACTACCGCGCAGCATCCGATTATCATTATCGTTTGCCCACACGCTACCGTCAGTTGGCGCATCTATATAATTTTTGTGCCACCCATCTTGGCACCATTCCCATACATTACCATGCATATCGTATAAACCGAAAGCATTGGGCGGAAATTTTCCTACATCTGTTGTTTGCTCAAGATATTTACCTTTTGAACCCGAACCGTAAATGTAGTTACTATTGTAATTGGCTAACTCAGTGGAAATAGTTTCACCAAAATAAAACGGGGTAGTAGTTCCCGCCCGACAAGCATATTCCCATTCTGCTTCACTGGGTAAGCGATATATTTTCCCTGTCTTGTGAGACAGTCTGGCACAAAACTCTATTGCATCATTCCAAGACACCTGTTCAACAGGTCGGTTAGCCCCTTTAAAATGAGATGGGTCTGAATTTAAATCAATTTTCACCTTTGGTAAAGCCGCAACTACTTTCCATTGACTCTGAGTTACAGGATATTTCCCCAGGAAAAAGGGTTGAATGGTGACTTTATGTTGTGGACTTTCATTATCTCTTCGTTCTAGCTCATTCTCTGGGGAACCCATGAAAAATTGACCCCCAGGAATCGCCACCATATCCAGAATCACACCATTACCCAAGTCTTCTGTGAAAAACTCCGCTTTTCCCCGACGACTATTAATAATTTTCCCCTGACCATTCACAGTCACCACATCAAATTCAAACTGATTCGCTAAACTCTCCCCACTCTTAACTTCCCCCCTCCCCGTTTGCGGAGATGAGTTGATGGAAGTAGCGTTATTAATGTCCCCCCTCACCGTTTGCGGAGATGAGTTGATGGAAATATCGTGATTAATTTCCCCCCTCCTCGCTTGCGGGGAGGGGTTGGGGGTGGGGTCTTTTTCCTGACCAATTAACCGTTTTTCAATTGGTGCTACATCTTCATCCCTCAACCCTAAATGTTGCTGATAATCTCTCAAATCATTAAGGGTTCTTTCACTCAACCTTCCCTCATCTTCAATTGCTTCCATCAGCGTCGCTTCATACTCTTCCAACTTCCGCTGATATTCCCTATACGGTTGTTGAACTTCAGCTTCAATCGCATCAGCAACCTCAGGAGCGATATTCAAAGTGAGACGTAAAGAATTCAACAGACGACGGGCAATTACGTTAAACTTACCCTGATTAATTCGCCGTTCCACTTCCTGACGATACTTTAGTTTAGGGTCATCCTTGGGCGACTTTGCCAGAAAAATCCGATAACCATCCTTAAAAGGATAGAATTCTGGTGTCATTGCTGGCGATGCTTCTCTCACCTTGCTGCTAGCGTACCCATGCAACTCATCCACCGCAATCAAACCATCTCCATCTTTGTCCGCTGCACCGTTCTCAATTCCCTCAACTAGGTAGTGAGTGTAAACCGAAAGTTCCAACCCTTCCTGCTCAAATGCATATTGTGTAGAAGTAGCAGCGGTGAGAATTGCTCTTCCCTCACCCCCTAAATGCTGTTCCAGGTTGATGGTACCGCTATCTTTAGCTGTCAAACCTTTCGCAAAAGCAGCACTAAAGCAGCAATCTAAAATTACCACCATTCGCCTTGACTTACTTTGGTTCATCCAAAGATGTACATTTCTCGCGGCTACGGCTGTGGTTGGTCTTAGTTTTCCCCCATCTTTCCGGGTGAAGCGAGTGGAGAAGTAAAAATCACCTGTGTCCTCAGTTATGCCATGTCCAGAGAAATACAAAAGCAGCAAATCTTCTTTTTGGCGATTGGCATACAACTCATAAATAGCATCTTCCATTACCTGGCGTTGGGGATTTTTCAACACCTCAGCCTTGTCGAAGCCTCCCATTTCTGGGTTTAACAATACTCGCTGCATTGCTTCGACATCATTAACAGCGTTTGGTAGTGGCGGTAATTCTGGCTCATACTCGCTCACCCCTATCAGCAATGCTATCTTCGCCATCTAGATTATTTAGTATTTTTCAGAAAATCTTGGGCTTGCTGCATCGCGAATTCAAACTCCACTCGACTACTGGCTTCGAGGTTGAGTTCTCTACCATCAGGGGCTTTCAATACCAGTTTAATTGGTTTGTTGCTAAAGCGATCGCCTAAAAACCCAAACAAAGTTTTGATATTCGCTGGATTAACCTCTGCACTTAACAACCCCCACAAAAAGCCACCTAAAGCTTTTGCATTCTCTGGAGTTTGTGCAACTTTTACCAACTCTACGTTTTCTACTCCATCCACTTCTTCTAGCTGCGGGCGTAAATTCTCTGCTGCTGTTTGCAATTCATCATTGTCTGAACTCAACGCAGCCAGAGAAATCGTTACCTGTACATTAGAAGTAGTTGCCATCTGGAGCGTCCGAGTAGTATTAATAGTTTCTAGAGAAGATTATATACGTAATCGAACAGTGCAAACAAAACCTCACCCTGGTTATGCTACGCACAACCTGTCCCTCTCCTTGTGAAGGAGAGGGATGTCCGTTAGGACAGGGTGAGGTTTTTTAAGGCTTTTGGATAATCGGATAACTTGTGTGTACACCGTGGCCTTGCAGGGAAGAGGATTTGCTGCAAACAAAACCTCACCCTGGTTATGCTACGCAAAACCTGTCCCTCTCCTTCGCAAGGAGAGGGATGTCTGTTAGGACAGGGTGAGGTTTTTCAAGGCTTTTGGATAATCGGATAACTTGTGTGTATACCTTGGCCTTGCAGGGAAGAGGATTTGCGGTTAAAATCTCCCCTACTTCTGATGCTTTACCTCTACAACCGTATGCACATTCCCACGGGGAGTAAAATCTGTTTTCACCGTTACTGCCAACGGGTCACAAGCGGCGACAAAATCATCTAAAATTTGATTAGCGGTTTCTTCGTGAGAAATATAGCGATCGCGATAACTATTAATATAAAGTTTCAGCGCCTTTAATTCCACCACCCGCTCATCAGGCACATAGCTAATGTAAATCGTCGCAAAGTCAGGATAACCAGAAAACGGACATTTACAGGTAAATTCCGGCAAGGTAATATTAACGTCATATCGCCTACCCACGCGCGGATTTGGAAAAGTAATTAGTTGTCCTTCTGCAATCTCGCGTTCGCCATACTTCATTTCTTGGCTTGGCTGGGATAAAGTTTCCGGTGAGGAGTTACTCATAAGTTAGTCAAGGAAAATACAGATATTCACCACTATTAACTTAACTCCTTCTCCCAGTCGGGACAACTCTGATCATCCCAGCCGTGGGGATGCATTCCACAAACTAACAAGTTACCACCATAAACTTGACCGTGGTAGTTACTGCAACCGATGCAAGCAGGATTTTTTTCTAGTGTAGCTTCAACTTCGTAAGGAAAACCCGGATCTCCATCTGTCACGACTTCTTCCAGTTCCCAGTAAATTTCCAAAATTGGTTCTGCCCATTCTTGTAAATACTGGTCAACTTCAGTGACAATATTCTTTTGTAATTCCTCGGTTATTTCTTCAGTTAACTCAAAAAAGGCATCTACCGCATCACCCATATCTAGGAAGAAGCGGTCTACCTCACCAGCCACCGTTTCGATCATCTCAATTAAATCTTTTTGCCACTGTTCCATAAATTTGCCGCCTTTACTGGCTATAAACAGGACGCTCAGTGCTACCTGGCTTGAAGCACTAGAGAACACCCTAGGCAATGTATATTAAACCAGTTTGTGTGATTGCGCCGATTACAAAGTGCCGACCTTTGCTGATGCTCAGGGTAAAAAATCGCTTTTTACTGATCCCGTTGCAGTCGATTTAACTCATCTCGCAGTTCTAGCACTTGTTGGCGTAGTTGGTCTACATTATCCGGTGCGGTGTTTTTCACCGTTGGTTCTTCGTCATCTTCTAAGATTTCGATGCGGCGAGGTTCAGAAGGGGATGTTTTTTCTGGGGTTTCAGCAGATGTTTGGGGCTGTTGGGCTTGTTTCATCATGTCTTCGACGAAGCGGCGGGCTTCATCTGTGTTCATTTCGCCTTTTGCCACCATTTCATCCGCCAGCTTTTGGACTTGCGATCGCACTTCGGCTAATTTTCCCCCTGCTTTCTCACCCGCGTAAGAAGCTAACCCGACACCGAGGTAAAAAGCTTTTTGAACAAGATCTCCAAAACCAGGCATTGCTGCTGACTGCTCCTACAAATAGGGCGACCCGGAGACTACGCCTACCACAAGCATCCCGTATTGCTGCTACCTTCCGGTCCTGACAAAGTTTGGGCGTTGAGATCGCATAGATCCAGGTCTGCTAACAGTATAACACCAAAACTCAGTTTGTGTGTGTTATTCAACAACAATTCGCCATTCATAAAGCTGATAATCGACACAACCGTTGTGTACCAATGGATCACGAGCCACTATCGCTTCAGCTTCATCCATTGATGCCGCCTCAAACAGTAGCATCCCACCTCGGTGCTGCGCCCAATAACCTGAACTTGCTTTGTGTCCTTTGGCAATCAACTCTTGAACATAAGCTTTATGGGCGGGGACATATTGGTCAAAGGTGGGTTTATCCACTTTGCCTTCTTCAATCTTTACAAACCAAGGCATATCGATTTTAGATTTTAGATTGGGATTGAGATCAAATAATTGGCTCCTTTATAGCCGCCTCATTTTAACCCGAATCCCCAAATCCCAAATCGAATGAGCCGCTTTTTCATCGCCCTCTTACCACCACAAGACATTCAAGACTACGCCAACCAAGTCAAGCAGCATTTTGCCGAACAGTATGCCAGTTGCGGCGCACAAAAGTCTCCACCCCACATTACTCTGCAACCGCCCTTTGAATGGGCAGATGCCAACGTTTCAGTTCTAGAATCATCCCTCAAAGAGTTTGCCAGTGGGCAACAATCAGTATCAATTACACTCAGCGGGTTTGATGCCTTTGCCCCTCGCGTCATCTACATTAATGTGGTTAAAAGTCAAGCACTTCTAACTTTGCAAGCAAATTTAATGGCGTATTTGGCAAGGACTCTGGGAATTGTTGATCAAGTTTCTCAAAGCCGTCCCTTTGCACCCCACATGACAGTGGCGTTTCGGGACTTAACAAAGCGCAACTTTCACGCTGCTTGGCCAGAATTTCGGCAACGTCAGTTGCATTTTGAATTTACGGCTGATAATTTAACGCTACTGCTTCACGATGGTAAACGCTGGAATATCAAATCGGAGTTTTCTTTTTTGTTCTAGGTTTTAAAGACCTCATCCACCGGAATCTGATAGCCGTTAGCTAGGCGATTAGTCATATTTGCTGTAGCTGCGATCGCCAACAATTCACCTAACATAGTATCACTCATCCCCTTAGCACGAGCCGCCGCCGTGTGTGAGGCGATGCAGTAATCACAACCATTTGTCACACTCACGGCGATGTAAATCAGTTCGCGCATCAGTGGATCAATTTCACCAGGACTAGCCATCACTTCCTTCAATGTTTCCCAGGTTCGCCGCAGAGTCGGGGGATGGTTGGCGATAGATTTCCAGAAGTTATTGATATATTCAGTTTGGCGGGTGGCGCGGATGTCGTCATATACGGCACGCACTTCGTCGCTGGCTTCTTCGTATTCAATCAACTTGGTCATATTTCTATTTAAATTAGTTTCGCAGTAATTCCGGGAACTCCAACAAATAAATTATCCAATAAACTAGGCGGGCTAGAAGCCCACCCCACAAGAGCTAGTGGCATATTTTTTTACTTGGAAGTCCCTTACTCAGGGCGCGGGACGCCATTTTCGCCTCAATTTTTCCCATCCGGACGCTGAATAATCGTCTCTATCACCCGCCGCTTCGCCTTGGGATCAATTCCTACCAAACGCACATACTCACCGCTATATTCCGCCAAACAAGATTCTAAAGTTGATATGGCATCTGAATGTGCATCAATGTGGCTATTAGTGCAACTTTGCCAAGAACCCGTGCGGAAACGGCGGGCATCTACGTGTTCAATGCCAATTTTGTAACCTTGAGCCAGTATTTGCCGGATTTGTTCTTGTGTCTCTAAGGTTAAATGGCTATTCGATGCTTCCGGTTTTGGAAATCCATTAGTTGACGGTTGGCTAACTGGTGTCTCAGCAGCAGGTGACGCAGCTTGATAACTTCTGCCTCTATTTAAGCGATTGTAATCATCAACTAAATGGGAAGTTTCCACCCGTTGTTGTTCGCCTACTATCAAGTTACCAGCCTCGATTAAGTGAGACAGACTGAAATCCGGCTTTTTAAACTCCGGTGGCTTTTCTGCGCTGTTTACCACACGCAACGAAACCCGCTCAAAACCAACCTGGTGAATGAATTCACGGATTTGTTCGTCATAAATGCGCGATCGCAAAGCGCTAAAAAAGTCAACGGACTGATTGATAAAAGTATCAACTAGCTGTTCAACTTGCCGCTGTGAAAGTCCATCTTCCGCAAAAATCCCGCCGACAATCCCCACCTTGTCATCTCGGCTGGGTTCCCAGTAAAATTTCTCCATCCGTCCATCCCGAATTAACGGCGCATAGAGAGTAGAAAAATCGTTTCCTGTGACAATAATCGGCACACGATGCAAAGGCGTAGAGTCATAACTTCCAGGTAACTGCACATCTGTAGGATTATCAGCAATATTCATCAGAGTGGCATTTACCAACTGAGTATTTACAGTATACTGAGTACCTTCATCAAAGCGTCCCGCACCCGCATCTAAATCGTTAATCATCAGCACACACATTTTGCCGCGCACTTTGATCAGTTCTGCCGTTTCCCGATAGCGCAAACGAATCAAACGCGCTGGATCTCCCGCATCTGGACTTTCCAATTCTCCACCAGATATCTGAGTCACCTCGATACCCATTTTCTCAAAAACTAACTCACATTGAAAAGTCTTACCCTCACCTTTACGTCCATGAATCCCCAAAATCAAAGGAACTCGCACACCAGGGAGTTGCAAGAAGTTTTTGGTGATATGAACGCCAAGTTTATCGAGAAAGCGGGGAGCAATATAGTAACTCATAAAATTCTCACTAGCTAGGACTTATCAAGTATGATGTTAAGTTTTTTCGGGTCTGTATTACAGAATATTCGTGAAAATATTCTAAGAGGATGTTTGAAAAGTTATTTGTGATAAATATAACACTCGTAGATCCCCCTAAATCCCCCTTAAAAAGGGGGATTTTAAGAGTTTATTGCCCCCCTTTTTAAGGGGAGCCACTGCGTTGGACGGGTTTCCCGGCTTAAAGCAAGTGGCGTGGGTTGGGGGGATCTCGATCAATTTTGATACTTTTCAAACATCCTCTAAACTCGACTTTATCCATTTTTACGAACCCCAAAACCTGACGCAGAAACTCTTATGGGACGATAGTTTTAGTTTTTGTACTTGAACAAAAATCAGTGACATAGAAAAAGTATTTGCTAAAAAGCCAGGGTTTTTGCCGGGTAAGGAAAACCAATTTCTTAATTTTGGATAAAGTCGAGCTAAAGGGGCATCAAAAAATTTAATTAGGAATACGGGAGTTAACTCGACAACAAGTTGATTATCTTTAGATGATCATAATCTCGCCACTGAGTGCTGCTTTAATTAGTTCAACCAAGTGTATAGATGTTTTATCGATAATCACTTGCTGCATAAGTAGCACCTGACAATAACCAAAATTTAAATCAATGTTTTTGTATGACTACGATTGTATCATGTTTGATAGTTCCAGCCCAATTAACATTTCTGGGGATATTCAACTTACGATTTTTCAACAAAAGGTGAAATCTGAAAACTTCTTGAAAACCGATAGTAGCCGCAAACTCAGTTAGCGAATCAGCAACAGGAATATCAACTCCACAAATTCGACTAAAATCACCCACAGCAAAGCAGTAATGACCACCAGCTTTTAGTTTATGATAACAACTATAAAAATGTTGCTTCATATCCATAAAATACTTATATACTACCCTCGCTCTCAACTGATTTTGTCCTTTACTAGCTTGATATTTTTCTCCAGTAAATATCTCTGCAATTAAATTATCAAGATACTTATAACCTGTTTGTCCCAACTGTTTATAGTTTGAGCTAGAAATTCTTTCAGTTCCAATTTCCTTTGAATATAAATCCAATCTGTCTTGATTACTCTTCACAAAATCTAGCCAATGTAGCTCAAATTTAGAAGCCCAAACATAATCAATTGCATTAATATAGGGAGGAGATGTCACAACGGCATCACATAACCAATCTCCATCTAAATTACGTGCATCTTGTGACGATACTTCTCTGGTACAAGAATTATCCCAACTTAACTGATGCCAGTCTGCGAGAGCTTCTATAATTTTATCAAGATAATATTTAAAATATTTAAAAACATCTGCACGAGTTCTTGTAGGTGTTTCTTTAACACTAGAACGACGTGCTGCTAATATCATACCATCATTCATATCAGAGCATTTTCTGACAGTTGATGCAAAAGCGAGTAGTAAAACAGGTTGATAAGCTGGTTTTGATGAAAATATTCTGTTTTTTATAATTTCCAAACCTTCTTGTACTGGCTTCTGAAACCAAAAGTCTTTATTACTAAAATCAACGCTGTTAATCACACTCTTCTCAAGATTGGCATCTGCAACAATTTTGTAGGACTCCTCTAAGATATCAATTAGCGGTAGACGAGTAGTTTTAACTCTGCAAATTAACTGACTAAGAGGGTTGTTATCCGACCAAACAACGTTTCTGCCTAGTTTCAAAGCCTCGATAATGCTAGTTCCTGAACCTGCAAACGGTTCTAAGATGACTTCACCTTTAGATGTATATTTTTGTAAAAACCAAGATGGTATTTCAGGAATCGTTTTTGCGGGTTGAAAGCCAAGGGAGTAAACCTTTAAAGGTGAAAGTCTATCAAGAGAAATATATGCCCCATTTGGTAAATCAACTGGGATAGTATTCTTGACATCCATATAGGATGTCAAGCTTTGTAAACTGCTATTTACAGCAGAGGATATTTCCGGTGGGTTATTGTCAGTAAAAATCGATAGCTGATTAGCGTTCATATATTATTATTTCAATATGATTGCTACTTATAGCATCTAAAGATTGCTTCTAAGTCAAGCTTAATGCTGCATTAAAAGAGTTATTTATTAAATAATTACCACTTTTAGCTTTGTGTGTGCTACTCAACCTACAATTCTATTCTCCAACAAAAACTTAAAACAAACA includes the following:
- a CDS encoding caspase, EACC1-associated type; amino-acid sequence: MAKIALLIGVSEYEPELPPLPNAVNDVEAMQRVLLNPEMGGFDKAEVLKNPQRQVMEDAIYELYANRQKEDLLLLYFSGHGITEDTGDFYFSTRFTRKDGGKLRPTTAVAARNVHLWMNQSKSRRMVVILDCCFSAAFAKGLTAKDSGTINLEQHLGGEGRAILTAATSTQYAFEQEGLELSVYTHYLVEGIENGAADKDGDGLIAVDELHGYASSKVREASPAMTPEFYPFKDGYRIFLAKSPKDDPKLKYRQEVERRINQGKFNVIARRLLNSLRLTLNIAPEVADAIEAEVQQPYREYQRKLEEYEATLMEAIEDEGRLSERTLNDLRDYQQHLGLRDEDVAPIEKRLIGQEKDPTPNPSPQARRGEINHDISINSSPQTVRGDINNATSINSSPQTGRGEVKSGESLANQFEFDVVTVNGQGKIINSRRGKAEFFTEDLGNGVILDMVAIPGGQFFMGSPENELERRDNESPQHKVTIQPFFLGKYPVTQSQWKVVAALPKVKIDLNSDPSHFKGANRPVEQVSWNDAIEFCARLSHKTGKIYRLPSEAEWEYACRAGTTTPFYFGETISTELANYNSNYIYGSGSKGKYLEQTTDVGKFPPNAFGLYDMHGNVWEWCQDGWHKNYIDAPTDGSVWANDNDNRMLRGSSWFGIPRYCRSAFRLDFYAGDRKSFNGFRVACSAA
- the queF gene encoding preQ(1) synthase; this translates as MSNSSPETLSQPSQEMKYGEREIAEGQLITFPNPRVGRRYDVNITLPEFTCKCPFSGYPDFATIYISYVPDERVVELKALKLYINSYRDRYISHEETANQILDDFVAACDPLAVTVKTDFTPRGNVHTVVEVKHQK
- a CDS encoding phasin family protein, with the protein product MPGFGDLVQKAFYLGVGLASYAGEKAGGKLAEVRSQVQKLADEMVAKGEMNTDEARRFVEDMMKQAQQPQTSAETPEKTSPSEPRRIEILEDDEEPTVKNTAPDNVDQLRQQVLELRDELNRLQRDQ
- a CDS encoding YciI family protein, coding for MPWFVKIEEGKVDKPTFDQYVPAHKAYVQELIAKGHKASSGYWAQHRGGMLLFEAASMDEAEAIVARDPLVHNGCVDYQLYEWRIVVE
- a CDS encoding 2'-5' RNA ligase family protein; amino-acid sequence: MSRFFIALLPPQDIQDYANQVKQHFAEQYASCGAQKSPPHITLQPPFEWADANVSVLESSLKEFASGQQSVSITLSGFDAFAPRVIYINVVKSQALLTLQANLMAYLARTLGIVDQVSQSRPFAPHMTVAFRDLTKRNFHAAWPEFRQRQLHFEFTADNLTLLLHDGKRWNIKSEFSFLF
- a CDS encoding carboxymuconolactone decarboxylase family protein: MTKLIEYEEASDEVRAVYDDIRATRQTEYINNFWKSIANHPPTLRRTWETLKEVMASPGEIDPLMRELIYIAVSVTNGCDYCIASHTAAARAKGMSDTMLGELLAIAATANMTNRLANGYQIPVDEVFKT
- a CDS encoding ribulose bisphosphate carboxylase small subunit encodes the protein MSYYIAPRFLDKLGVHITKNFLQLPGVRVPLILGIHGRKGEGKTFQCELVFEKMGIEVTQISGGELESPDAGDPARLIRLRYRETAELIKVRGKMCVLMINDLDAGAGRFDEGTQYTVNTQLVNATLMNIADNPTDVQLPGSYDSTPLHRVPIIVTGNDFSTLYAPLIRDGRMEKFYWEPSRDDKVGIVGGIFAEDGLSQRQVEQLVDTFINQSVDFFSALRSRIYDEQIREFIHQVGFERVSLRVVNSAEKPPEFKKPDFSLSHLIEAGNLIVGEQQRVETSHLVDDYNRLNRGRSYQAASPAAETPVSQPSTNGFPKPEASNSHLTLETQEQIRQILAQGYKIGIEHVDARRFRTGSWQSCTNSHIDAHSDAISTLESCLAEYSGEYVRLVGIDPKAKRRVIETIIQRPDGKN
- a CDS encoding DNA methylase; this translates as MNANQLSIFTDNNPPEISSAVNSSLQSLTSYMDVKNTIPVDLPNGAYISLDRLSPLKVYSLGFQPAKTIPEIPSWFLQKYTSKGEVILEPFAGSGTSIIEALKLGRNVVWSDNNPLSQLICRVKTTRLPLIDILEESYKIVADANLEKSVINSVDFSNKDFWFQKPVQEGLEIIKNRIFSSKPAYQPVLLLAFASTVRKCSDMNDGMILAARRSSVKETPTRTRADVFKYFKYYLDKIIEALADWHQLSWDNSCTREVSSQDARNLDGDWLCDAVVTSPPYINAIDYVWASKFELHWLDFVKSNQDRLDLYSKEIGTERISSSNYKQLGQTGYKYLDNLIAEIFTGEKYQASKGQNQLRARVVYKYFMDMKQHFYSCYHKLKAGGHYCFAVGDFSRICGVDIPVADSLTEFAATIGFQEVFRFHLLLKNRKLNIPRNVNWAGTIKHDTIVVIQKH